The Vigna unguiculata cultivar IT97K-499-35 chromosome 6, ASM411807v1, whole genome shotgun sequence genome contains a region encoding:
- the LOC114187028 gene encoding uncharacterized protein LOC114187028 isoform X2, protein MNSFDQSHQTTSFRNIHNICIYDNQDVYAKFSLTYNPDDTLSTRIINGGGENPIFNENLRMKITQMDAVLKCEIWMFSRSRNHLEDQLLGFALVQISQVVGKGKVTEDYSLSSTDLFHCPAGTVQLTVSLDTCFPTSSKVNSLSQSATNSSISSEVVLLDSKISQDIADPVEYSRIEFPDVGVMKDNQKLVSEYFNLDSYGSSASRPNSVGFLPFLQLGDSPQGNDYEMTVTDSDENHESIPPNVSTQNSVFPSSTTTSLSDDRNSSDSVEDKSNLRGESRNSFNVSVKVEGYQNSGASPDTPTSKKESGARDDKESKFPSSKEKEINSERNTEPARFGQVFSAPLRNINMEAEQSVMQQQIVDMYMRSMQQFTESLAKMKIPMDLDKPESEGHGDVIQNHNNSKLEIDKKMDGSRVFYGSRAFF, encoded by the exons ATGAATTCATTTGATCAGAGTCATCAAACTACCAGCTTCAG GAACATACATAACATATGCATCTATGATAATCAGGATGTGTATGCCAAGTTCTCTCTTACGTACAACCCAGATGACACTCTCTCCACTAGAATCATTAATGGAGGTGGAGAAAACCcaattttcaatgaaaactTGAGGATGAAGATTACCCAGATGGATGCTGTTCTCAAGTGTGAGATTTGGATGTTTAGCAGGTCAAGAAATCATTTGGAAGACCAGCTTTTAGGATTTGCTTTGGTCCAGATTTCGCAAGTTGTTGGCAAAGGAAAGGTGACTGAAGATTATAGTCTTTCCTCCACTGATCTTTTCCATTGTCCTGCTGGAACTGTCCAATTAACAGTGTCTTTGGACACATGTTTTCCGACCAGTTCCAAGGTGAATTCTTTATCACAATCAGCTACTAATTCATCCATATCCTCAGAAGTTGTCTTGCTTGATTCAAAAATCTCTCAAGATATTGCAGACCCAGTTGAGTATTCAAGAATTGAATTTCCAGATGTAGGTGTTATGAAGGACAACCAGAAATTGGTTTCTGAGTACTTCAATTTGGACTCTTACGGTTCTTCTGCGTCAAGGCCTAATTCAGTAGGATTTCTACCATTTCTTCAACTTGGTGATTCTCCTCAAGGTAATGATTATGAAATGACTGTTACAGATTCAGATGAGAATCATGAGTCCATTCCTCCAAACGTGAGCACTCAGAATTCTGTGTTCCCAAGCTCTACTACTACAAGCTTAAGTGATGATAGAAACTCATCTGATTCAGTTGAGGACAAGAGTAACTTGAGGGGTGAGTCAAGAAATTCTTTCAATGTTTCAGTCAAGGTTGAAGGCTATCAGAACTCTGGTGCTAGTCCAGATACTCCAACTTCCAAGAAAGAAAGTGGAGCCAGAGATGATAAGGAATCAAAATTCCCATCAAGCAAGGAGAAAGAGATCAATAGTGAAAGGAATACAGAACCAGCAAGGTTTGGTCAGGTTTTTTCTGCTCCACTGAGGAACATCAATATGGAGGCTGAGCAATCAGTTATGCAGCAGCAAATAGTTGACATGTATATGAGAAGCATGCAACAATTCACAGAGTCTTTGGCAAAAATGAAGATCCCAATGGACCTTGATAAACCTGAAAGTGAAGGCCATGGTGACGTGATTCAAAATCATAACAACAGCAAGTtagaaatagataagaaaatgGATGGATCACGTGTATTTTATGGTAGCCGAGCTTTTTTCTAG
- the LOC114187028 gene encoding uncharacterized protein LOC114187028 isoform X1, producing the protein MNSFDQSHQTTSFRYNPNSNTMNHADDDAEFSGILDIYVHHARNIHNICIYDNQDVYAKFSLTYNPDDTLSTRIINGGGENPIFNENLRMKITQMDAVLKCEIWMFSRSRNHLEDQLLGFALVQISQVVGKGKVTEDYSLSSTDLFHCPAGTVQLTVSLDTCFPTSSKVNSLSQSATNSSISSEVVLLDSKISQDIADPVEYSRIEFPDVGVMKDNQKLVSEYFNLDSYGSSASRPNSVGFLPFLQLGDSPQGNDYEMTVTDSDENHESIPPNVSTQNSVFPSSTTTSLSDDRNSSDSVEDKSNLRGESRNSFNVSVKVEGYQNSGASPDTPTSKKESGARDDKESKFPSSKEKEINSERNTEPARFGQVFSAPLRNINMEAEQSVMQQQIVDMYMRSMQQFTESLAKMKIPMDLDKPESEGHGDVIQNHNNSKLEIDKKMDGSRVFYGSRAFF; encoded by the coding sequence ATGAATTCATTTGATCAGAGTCATCAAACTACCAGCTTCAGGTACAATCCAAACTCGAACACAATGAATCATGCAGATGATGATGCTGAGTTCTCAGGGATTCTTGATATCTATGTTCATCATGCTAGGAACATACATAACATATGCATCTATGATAATCAGGATGTGTATGCCAAGTTCTCTCTTACGTACAACCCAGATGACACTCTCTCCACTAGAATCATTAATGGAGGTGGAGAAAACCcaattttcaatgaaaactTGAGGATGAAGATTACCCAGATGGATGCTGTTCTCAAGTGTGAGATTTGGATGTTTAGCAGGTCAAGAAATCATTTGGAAGACCAGCTTTTAGGATTTGCTTTGGTCCAGATTTCGCAAGTTGTTGGCAAAGGAAAGGTGACTGAAGATTATAGTCTTTCCTCCACTGATCTTTTCCATTGTCCTGCTGGAACTGTCCAATTAACAGTGTCTTTGGACACATGTTTTCCGACCAGTTCCAAGGTGAATTCTTTATCACAATCAGCTACTAATTCATCCATATCCTCAGAAGTTGTCTTGCTTGATTCAAAAATCTCTCAAGATATTGCAGACCCAGTTGAGTATTCAAGAATTGAATTTCCAGATGTAGGTGTTATGAAGGACAACCAGAAATTGGTTTCTGAGTACTTCAATTTGGACTCTTACGGTTCTTCTGCGTCAAGGCCTAATTCAGTAGGATTTCTACCATTTCTTCAACTTGGTGATTCTCCTCAAGGTAATGATTATGAAATGACTGTTACAGATTCAGATGAGAATCATGAGTCCATTCCTCCAAACGTGAGCACTCAGAATTCTGTGTTCCCAAGCTCTACTACTACAAGCTTAAGTGATGATAGAAACTCATCTGATTCAGTTGAGGACAAGAGTAACTTGAGGGGTGAGTCAAGAAATTCTTTCAATGTTTCAGTCAAGGTTGAAGGCTATCAGAACTCTGGTGCTAGTCCAGATACTCCAACTTCCAAGAAAGAAAGTGGAGCCAGAGATGATAAGGAATCAAAATTCCCATCAAGCAAGGAGAAAGAGATCAATAGTGAAAGGAATACAGAACCAGCAAGGTTTGGTCAGGTTTTTTCTGCTCCACTGAGGAACATCAATATGGAGGCTGAGCAATCAGTTATGCAGCAGCAAATAGTTGACATGTATATGAGAAGCATGCAACAATTCACAGAGTCTTTGGCAAAAATGAAGATCCCAATGGACCTTGATAAACCTGAAAGTGAAGGCCATGGTGACGTGATTCAAAATCATAACAACAGCAAGTtagaaatagataagaaaatgGATGGATCACGTGTATTTTATGGTAGCCGAGCTTTTTTCTAG